CTGATGAATTTGGGCAATCTGTTTGGCGATCGCCAGTCCTAAGCCTGAGCCTTGTTGCTCATGGAGTTTACGATTAAATTGCATATAGGCTCCAATTTGCTCGATTTGCTCTGGAATCATCCCCCGTCCTGAGTTAATTACGGTTAAGATGAACTGGTTATCTTTTACCTTTGTCATTACCTGAACTGGGGTTCCAGAGGGAGAAAACTTGAAGGCGTTATCAATGACTTCTTGTACCAGTTTATGTAATCGAGACGCTTCCATCTGGACGGAACTATCTTCTAACTCATATTTAAGATCGCTCGTGCGCTCAAATTGGTCTGCTTTTAAGGTAATCGCTTCTTCAACTGTATCTCGAATTGAGCCAGTAGAGTGGGAGCGCCATTGGTTGAGGCGATCGCTATTTTTGCTGGTCAATTCCAACTCAGCGTACAAAAGAAAATTCTGAATCAAGCGGTGTAATCTTTTTCCCGATACTAGGATCTGCTCGGCCATCTCTCGGATCTCTTCGGGTTTTAAGTCTTCTGCGGCATAACTCATCAGTTCCGCAAACCCCATAATTCCATTCAGGGGAGTGCGTAATTCATGGGGCAGCGATCGGGTAATACTCTCGCGCAACTCATCCAATTTTCCTTCAGACGCTTGTTTAATCAGAGCTTGTTTATCTAAACGACTGTTAATCGCTTTGAGTAATTGATCCGGTAAACAAGGTTTCGTTAAATAATCATCCGCCCCTAACTCCATCCCTGAACGGACATCATTTTTTTCTGCTTTCGCCGTTAAAAAAATAAAGGGAATCATCGCCGTTTTCGGATCGGAGCGTAATTGCTCTAATACTCCATAACCATCCAAGTGGGGCATCATCACATCACAGAGAATTAGATCGGGAATTTCGGCTTTGGCTATCTCTACTCCAATACAGCCATTTTCTGCTCCTAGCCCTTCAAACTCCTCCGCATCCAAGAGATCGAGAATATTTTCACGAATCATTTCCTCATCTTCAATCACTAATACTTTAACCATCTGTATTGGCTCCTCTGTGTCAAGATTATCAATATTGGTTTAGTTTACTCGTAAGGGTTAACCCATTTATCTCAATTTTCACCCCGTTTTTGCAGCAGTAACTTCGGCAATCTTTTCTCCGGTTTCAAGATTTGCGCTTCAAACTCCTCCTTCGCTAGGGGCTGACTGAAATAATAGCCTTGAATGATTTCGCAGTTCTGAGCCTGTAAAAAACTCCCTTCTGGTTCTGTTTCCACGCCTTCAGCGACGACTTGCAAATCCAGGGAATGCGCCATTTTGATAATCGCTGCTACCAGGGATTGTTGTTTCATATTCATTTCAATTCTTTTAATAAAACAACGGTCTATTTTTAAGGTGTCAAAAGGAAAATCCTTCAGATATTCTAGAGACGAGTATCCGGTGCCAAAATCATCTAAGGCAAGTTTAACCCCAATAGACTTGAGGGAATTTAAGATTTTCAATGCTTCTAGTTTCTGTTCAACTAAGGCATTTTCTGTTAATTCTAATTCTAGAGTGCCCGGGATATAGCCCATTGAGATCAAAGTATCTAAAAGCCATTGGCGCAAGGGGATTTGGGTAAGTTGGCGGGGAGATAAATTAACGCTCACCTGGAAGTTGGGGTTGAATTGCTGCCAGTGTTTCCCTTGTTTGCAGGCTTGCACCAGTACCCATTTACCGATCGCATCAATTAATCCCGTTTCTTCAGCGATGGGAATAAATTTAGCCGGAGAAATCCATCCCCGCTCTGGATGTTGCCAGCGAATCAGGGCTTCTGCACCAATAACATTACCGGTGTGCAAGCTGACTTGGGGTTGATAATGGACATCAAGTTCTTGGCGCTCTAGGGCGTATCGTAGATCGGCTTCTAGGTTGAGGCGATCGCTCGAACCGACGTAAAAGGTGGGAATATAGAATTGATATTTATTACCTCCCTGTTCCCTGGCCTGATTAAGAGCACGACTGGCATTTTGGATGAGAGGATTGATATCTTGCCCATCCCTGGGATAATAAGTGATACCAATACTGGCGGTCATAACCAGATTTTCCTGCTCGATCGCAAAGGGTTGAGAGAGCTGTTCAAGCAGAGTTTGTATCTGTGCCATCACTTGATGTCGGGAGAGGTGTTCCCCTAAAATGGCTACAAATACATCATCACTCAGGCGAGCGAGAATTGTTGAAGTTGAGGGATCGAAAGTTTCCCAGATGCGTTGAGCCGCAGCTTGCAGGAGGCGATCGCCAATATCATAACCGAGGGTATGATTAATCCGCTCAAACCGATCTAAACCAATACATAACACTGGGATCAGTTGCTCCTGTCCAGCAACGAGGGTGGAGCTATTTTGCACCAGGGTTTGGAAGAGATCCCGTAAACGGGTACGGTTGGGAAGATGGGTTAACAAGTCTTCTGAGGCTTGACGCTGAAGTTCTTGTAAATAGTGGGCATTCAGACTCGCCTTTTTATCCAACCGGGCAGCAACAGCCCTGAGAATTTCATTGGGCAGACAGGGTTTCATCAAATAATCATCCGCCCCTAGCTCCATTCCATAACGAAAATCTAGGCGATCTCCTTTTGCCGTTAAGAAAATAAATGGAATATGGGAAAGAGCTGGATTTTCTTGTAGTGTCGTTAATACTGCATAACCTGTTAACTCCGGCATCATCACATCACATAAAATCAAATCAGGTATCGCGTTTTGGGCGATCTTCAACCCTTCGCGACCATTGTCTGCACCCAGGACTTCATATCCTTCTGATTCCAACAATTCCAGAACATTTTCCCGAATTGCTTCATCATCTTCAATGACCAGAATTTTCGCCATAGTCAGTCTCTGATAAGTTTAAAGGTAAAACCACGGTGAACGTGCTACCGACTCCCACCTCACTTTCTACTGTAATCTCTCCCTGCTGTAAATCAACAGCCCGCTTAACAATTGCTAATCCTAACCCCGTTCCGGGGATATTTTCCACCTCACTACCGCGATAGAAAGATTTGAATAAGTGTTCTTGCTCTGACCGACTAATCCCCATACCCTGATCTTCTACTTTTAAAATTAAGTTTTTATCCTTATTTGCTAACTCGACAATTGCATGAGAACCTTTAGGTGAATAGTTCACCGCATTTGAGAGTAAATTATAAACAATATGTCCCATTAATTCTGGATCTAAATAAACTTGATGAGTATGGAGAGCATCCGTTTTGAATTCAATGTCTATGTGGGTTTTGGAGGACGTTTTAATTTCGTCAATCATTTGGGTACATAGCGTTTGAATATCTAGCCCTTTGGGTTTAGGATTTAATTGTTCAGGATCTGCCTGACCAATAACCAAGATATCTTCGAGAATGCGAGTCATACGCTGGACACCAGACTTGATGCGATCGAAATGAATTTGTTTTTTATCTTCTGTCCATTTATGACTATATTTTTCTAATAATCCTGCCGAAAATAAAATCGTTGCTAAAGGGGTACGAAATTCATGGGAAACCATAGTAATAAACCGAGACTTTAAATCTACTAACTCTCGCTCTTTAGCTAGATTTTTTTCCATCTCGATTTCTACCTGAGCGCGAGCCAGGGCAATATCTAAAGTAGTATTTAAATCTCGCTCTTCAAAGGGTTTGACGACATAGCCAAAGGGGTTAGTTTTCTTCGCTCTGTCTAGGGTTTTTGGATCGGTATGAGAGGTTAAGTAAACCACAGGTATTTTAAAGTTATGGATAATTTTTTCTCCAGCTTCTATGCCATCCATTTCTCCTTTCAGCACAATATCCATTAAGACTAAATCTGGCTTAACTTCTGGCACTTTTTCTAAGGCTTTTTCCCCCGAGCTGACTATTCCCACAACTGCATATCCCATCCGCTGCAAGCTGTTGCGGATATCCATGGCAATGATTCGCTCATCTTCAACGACTAATATTTTTATCAAGTTCATCATTTTGATCTGCCTTCTGTTTATCAATCCACGGAAAAGTTATTTTGACATAAGTTCCTTGCTCACCCATTAACCTTAAATTTCCTTCAAGTTGCTCGACTAAATTCTGGACGAGTTGTAAGCCCAAAGAATCGATTTCTTCGAGGTCGAAGTTTTCTGGTAATCCTCGACCATCATCTTGGACTAAAAGACTCAGGGTTGCATCATCCTGACGGATAAATTCTACTGTAATTGTTCCTGATGATTGTTCTACAAAGGCATACTTAAAACAATTAGAAACTAATTCATTGACAATCAAGCCACAGGGAATTGCTGTGTCCACATCTAAGGCAATAGATTCAAGATTGAAGTCGATCTCAATCTTTTGAGAGGATCGGCTATAGGAACTGAGTAAATTACTGACAACTGTATAAAAGTAATCTTGGGCATTAATTTCTCCCATTTCTTGGGAATGGTAGAGTTTCTCATGAATCAAACTCATGGAGCGGACGCGATTTTCACTATCTTTGAAGAGTTCTCGATCTTGGGGATTTTGCACATAGCTTGATTGTAATCTTAATAAGCTAGCAATCACTTGCAAGTTGTTTTTGACGCGGTGGTGTAGTTCTTTGAGCAAGATTTCTTTTTCTTGTACTGATAATTGGAGTTTTTCATTAAGGTGTCTTAACTGTGCGGTTCTTTTCTTAACTCTAGCCTCCAATTCTTCATTGAGAGATTCTAGAGATTCAGCGGCTTTTCGCTGACTGGTGACATCACTAAAACAGTGAACTCTGCCCCGAATATAACCACTGAGTTCATAGGGTCTAGAGATCAGTTCAATCATCCGATCGTCAATGAGTTCAATCAGATGTTGATGAGTTTCTGTGGGGTCTTGATAGTTCTGATTGATGAAGTTAATAAAGTCTTCTGGATAGCGCATTTGATCGAGTAAGAAGGCGTTCACTAACTGGGAATCCCTAGAAGATAAGATGTGATCGGGAATGCGCCACAATTGCACATATTGTTGATTATAATTGAGGATATC
This sequence is a window from Roseofilum reptotaenium CS-1145. Protein-coding genes within it:
- a CDS encoding hybrid sensor histidine kinase/response regulator, encoding MMNLIKILVVEDERIIAMDIRNSLQRMGYAVVGIVSSGEKALEKVPEVKPDLVLMDIVLKGEMDGIEAGEKIIHNFKIPVVYLTSHTDPKTLDRAKKTNPFGYVVKPFEERDLNTTLDIALARAQVEIEMEKNLAKERELVDLKSRFITMVSHEFRTPLATILFSAGLLEKYSHKWTEDKKQIHFDRIKSGVQRMTRILEDILVIGQADPEQLNPKPKGLDIQTLCTQMIDEIKTSSKTHIDIEFKTDALHTHQVYLDPELMGHIVYNLLSNAVNYSPKGSHAIVELANKDKNLILKVEDQGMGISRSEQEHLFKSFYRGSEVENIPGTGLGLAIVKRAVDLQQGEITVESEVGVGSTFTVVLPLNLSETDYGENSGH
- a CDS encoding EAL domain-containing response regulator codes for the protein MAKILVIEDDEAIRENVLELLESEGYEVLGADNGREGLKIAQNAIPDLILCDVMMPELTGYAVLTTLQENPALSHIPFIFLTAKGDRLDFRYGMELGADDYLMKPCLPNEILRAVAARLDKKASLNAHYLQELQRQASEDLLTHLPNRTRLRDLFQTLVQNSSTLVAGQEQLIPVLCIGLDRFERINHTLGYDIGDRLLQAAAQRIWETFDPSTSTILARLSDDVFVAILGEHLSRHQVMAQIQTLLEQLSQPFAIEQENLVMTASIGITYYPRDGQDINPLIQNASRALNQAREQGGNKYQFYIPTFYVGSSDRLNLEADLRYALERQELDVHYQPQVSLHTGNVIGAEALIRWQHPERGWISPAKFIPIAEETGLIDAIGKWVLVQACKQGKHWQQFNPNFQVSVNLSPRQLTQIPLRQWLLDTLISMGYIPGTLELELTENALVEQKLEALKILNSLKSIGVKLALDDFGTGYSSLEYLKDFPFDTLKIDRCFIKRIEMNMKQQSLVAAIIKMAHSLDLQVVAEGVETEPEGSFLQAQNCEIIQGYYFSQPLAKEEFEAQILKPEKRLPKLLLQKRGEN
- a CDS encoding hybrid sensor histidine kinase/response regulator, whose protein sequence is MVKVLVIEDEEMIRENILDLLDAEEFEGLGAENGCIGVEIAKAEIPDLILCDVMMPHLDGYGVLEQLRSDPKTAMIPFIFLTAKAEKNDVRSGMELGADDYLTKPCLPDQLLKAINSRLDKQALIKQASEGKLDELRESITRSLPHELRTPLNGIMGFAELMSYAAEDLKPEEIREMAEQILVSGKRLHRLIQNFLLYAELELTSKNSDRLNQWRSHSTGSIRDTVEEAITLKADQFERTSDLKYELEDSSVQMEASRLHKLVQEVIDNAFKFSPSGTPVQVMTKVKDNQFILTVINSGRGMIPEQIEQIGAYMQFNRKLHEQQGSGLGLAIAKQIAQIHQGDLTITSIPDEETRITITLPTSS